Sequence from the Zeugodacus cucurbitae isolate PBARC_wt_2022May chromosome 2, idZeuCucr1.2, whole genome shotgun sequence genome:
TGTCATACACCAATCCCTTTTGGTTACAGCTGGAAGCTTAGTCACCACGATTGGCACAGCTATTGCATCCCAGTGATGTATAAGAATATCCATCACCCGCAGAGCACGCAGTGACTCATGAACCGTGTCCACAATTGACAGCAACGATTGTGATGACTCCAGGGTAGCTGCCTTAAGGATAAGAAAACGGGATACGTGTAGTTCCGCCAGCTGCTTTTTGTTGTCGTAACGTTCCTTCAGAGCATTCCACACCTCTTGATAGCCGCCCGAATAGATTCCTCCAATTAAGGGAACAGAGGCTACATTGACTGCCTGACGAAGTTTGCCCAACTTAAATGCTTCCGGGTATGCCGAGTGATGAACCAGTGTTTCAAACGCATCTTTGAACGCTAGCCACTTGCACATGTCTCCATCGAATGACGGAATAGCTAACGGATCTAACTTAAGATCAACCAAGTGGCCATCCTGCGATGATATGGGGCAATCGCGCGCTCCATCGGTGACATTGGATTCGACCTTTGACGATGAGATGAACCGATTGAGTTTACTGCATACTTCTTTGTACAGCTCCTCTACTGTTTCCCAAAGCGCATCGTGTGAACCCATCTCGGTGGGCGTAGCTCCTCCAACCAGATGATTGTGATTCTCCACGAATCGCTCGAAGTGTGTTTCAACTGATCTGAGTTCTTGTTGAAGATGAAAAACATCCAGATCGTCCATGACGCCGTCAGACACACGTGCTTGTATGCGCTTTATAGAATTCACCGCAGATGTACGCCAGTTTAGTTCCGCTATGAAAATCACTCAATTGTTAACACaaaccaaatttaaatattggtcCTCACAGGAGGcaccaaaaaatgttaaataattaattttacagcGGGTAGAGTTCCAATATGATATTACTTTATTTGACGGTTTGGCCGTATAGCTTGACATCAAAAGAGAAGGACTAGTGCATGTATGTCCTACACTATTTATAGTAGTTTGTAGGAATTTAAAATACCGTAACCTAGCATTCGCGTAAACAAATAGCATAGCAAACAGAAGTTGAtgataaaagaaagaaaacaaagtaAGCATAGATAAGGCATTGCCAGATAGGAATTATAACAATTAggaaaaacttaaatattaggactaaaattaaaacgattaatcttaaacaaattataaaaataaatttttttgtatccagtcaaacaaaataatattactgTATAAATCAAAGTACCGATACCAATtgggaaatattattttatacagaATTATGGGGCGTTATATATATTCACTATATCCTCGAAGCACCGGTATTATTGGTGAGAAGTATTTTTAGACCgacttaataaattttcaccATTAAGACACCATAGTACTCAATTATTATACCAAATTAACGCATTTTGATTAGATACCTCATTTATTAACATCtagatataaaatataatcgCTTACAGTTCAGTTAAAAATCGGTTTTACTAATTTTCGCCAACAAGCTGCAATATATCCAATATATCCAATATTATACGTTAACTTAATTTTGTCCACAAATCTCACATGTTAACCGATATACATggtacaaaaatacatataacttTCACTGCACTCTACAAATAGAACAATCTAATTTAGTTTGAACGTGTTCATATACTATATCTTATGTATATTCTTCGCCGTCAATCActtagaaatattatatttatagttaaATGCCACATTAGGTggtatcaaatatatttgaggTTAACCAGTGCTAACCAAGTAATTGATTACTAATTGTTTGAGATTATAAATCATGCAGGCGTAAATTATTGCCGCTGACAATGAAAGCTTGTCAAGTATGAATTGTACAAATTGATTCTGAAAACCACATTAACGCATACAAAGCCAATAATAATAACTTTGTGATTTGATTTATAAGaagattaaaattatattgaatattttcagtAATGCTTTTTAgcattaatttattatacaattcaTTAGGATAATTTGTTAGTTGATACATTGATAAAACAATTAACGTATTAGCGAAGGCTAATATTTAAAACAGTAAGTAAATAGTTGGTTTAAATTATTGTGGTCAAGTTTCACATAGAATACCAACTAGTTACTGGAAAAATCTTATATTCTTACAGTAAACCTCATTCTATATTAGCAATACaaacattaattataataatttgattACTGTATACAACATTCCTTGTTGTGAAATTATCTCGCTCCGATTACTCTTTCCCTACTCTGCCAACGCATCTCTGTCCAGACGGATTCCAATCAATAGCATGTCCGCTATTCGTTAGCAGGTTTGCGTAAAGTGTGTCCAATCTACGCCCACTTACGCTTAAGAATTGTTGATTTGTGACACTATTCGATAAGTGTTGTGATTTCCATATGTTTTTGAGCATTCCAAACTGGTGTTTAATTTACGTGTAACGTTTTGCCGCCAAAACTACTATACTATTTTTAGTAAGAGTAATGAAATGAtttggcagtgaaagtacaacaccaggagatggggaacctgattccccaatcgatgacgatggaatagatatttcattacccgaccatgaataAATTCGAATAGTAATTACCCGCTAAAcggtgtacagctgctggcgtatgccgatgatattgatatcatcggtagtAACAAccacgccgtttgttctgctttttccagactagataaagaagcgatgcgtatgggtctggtgttgaatgaggacaagacgaaatatctcctgtcatcaaacaaacagtcagcgcactcgcgtcttggctccca
This genomic interval carries:
- the LOC128921886 gene encoding uncharacterized protein LOC128921886 codes for the protein MDDLDVFHLQQELRSVETHFERFVENHNHLVGGATPTEMGSHDALWETVEELYKEVCSKLNRFISSSKVESNVTDGARDCPISSQDGHLVDLKLDPLAIPSFDGDMCKWLAFKDAFETLVHHSAYPEAFKLGKLRQAVNVASVPLIGGIYSGGYQEVWNALKERYDNKKQLAELHVSRFLILKAATLESSQSLLSIVDTVHESLRALRVMDILIHHWDAIAVPIVVTKLPAVTKRDWCMTCTPTDIPQLKDLLKFLERRAHSLSSEPSTALMVCRQQRPVRAHVATTDVALCAHCSLPHRIAKCPTVLALNLEQRFEAIRRLQLCYNCLRAGHSLRQCP